The Neisseria yangbaofengii genome contains a region encoding:
- a CDS encoding dienelactone hydrolase family protein, whose translation MSILTRIVSYTDSSGTTLQSHFAYPAQGEKAAAVLVAPEWWGLSEHAKNSAERLAE comes from the coding sequence ATGAGCATTCTCACGCGCATCGTCAGCTATACCGACAGCAGCGGTACCACCCTGCAAAGCCATTTCGCCTATCCGGCACAAGGTGAAAAAGCCGCCGCCGTGTTGGTTGCACCCGAATGGTGGGGCTTGAGCGAACACGCCAAAAACAGCGCCGAACGTTTGGCTGAGTAA